The genomic region CAAAGTATACTTTATGTCAACTGCTACCCTGTTCGGAAAATTTCTGAAACGGGATTTTGgaataaaaggaaaatgtttgaattgattAAATGCTGATAAAGAAAAGTTTTGTTGCCATCAAAATCTGTACCCAAAAGTTAACTATTTCATAGCATGTCCAAACAAAATGAACTTTACTGAGCATGACAGATAACTGATAATTTATTCACAGGAAAATGTGTACACCCTCTTGGGCAAAGTATTAGAGGCAAAGAAATCATGTATTCAGGAAGGAAATCACAATCCAAACAAAGAAGAACTAGCGAGACGGGTTGGAATTACAGTTGAAAAGTTACAGAAGTTGCTATATTCCACAAGAATGCCACTTTCAATGCAACAACCTGTCTGGGCAGACCAAGACACCACTTTCCAGGTAACGATTCTCGTTTTCTCGATTTGCTTCTCAAATTTGTCTCAATGATATTGCTGTAGGCAAGTCAAAATTTGAATATGATGCAATTTGTTGGGCTTCCTCCAATGGTTTAAGAACCAGATATCTTTTCTTGCATAATTGCAGGAGATAACTGCTGACACTGGGACTGAGATCCCACATGTGAGTGTAGAAAAGCAGCTTATGAGGCAACATGTGCGCCACCTTCTAGGCATCCTCAACTTAAGAGAGAGACAGATAATCAGGCTAAGATTTGGCATTGAAGATGGCAAGCAGAGATCACTTTCAGAGATTGGCAACATGTTTGGGTTGTCCAAGGAGCGGGTGCGGCAGCTGGAGAGCCGAGCATTCTTGAAGCTCAAGCAATCCCTTGGTAGCCAAGGCCTCGGGGCTTATGGTCCCTTACTTGTTTAGAAATGCAGCACCTGGCTATGGTATCTACTCCGCCAGTTCAGATTCCTGATATCTTTTAAGGAAATCTGGAGTTCAGCTGTTGAGGTCCAGGCTTTTGGAGGTGAATGTACAGCAAGCTGTGGCTTGGAATATGAAGAACATCCGACTGAACAACTTAGGCTCGAGGATCAAAACCTAGCGCTAGCATGGGCTAGGTTTCAATGCTTCAAAGTTGTAATATTGACTCTCGGTTTTCTTCTGGAGAAGAGGTGAAACTCTTTACTGTAACTTAATTGTATATTTCTCACTTCTTTTATTGAAAAGCTAGCACTCCTCATTGAGGGGTGGCTGTTATTTTTCATCATCTCGTTTCGACGGAAATCAGCTTATACAAATTGGCGTATTGACTTCAAAACCATTCTTTCAAATTCAAGTAATTGATCCATTTCCCATTGTCTAACGAAGAAAATAATATAGTTTCGTCGTAGAGCTATGGGTTGGCTGTATGAAGGCTGCCTACAAGTGAATGATATACTCTGTCATCAGGCGTGAGGCCTGCATTTTTCATCGCATCATACAATTTAAAAGCTTCCTCTGTTCTCCCATCCTTCGACAAACCTGAAATCATTGCTGTATATGTCACAACATTATGGGGTATGTCTCTCCGAGACATTTCGTCAAACAATTTCAGCGCCTCATCCACCTTGCCATCAATGCATTTGCCGTTTATAAGCGATGAATACGTATACATATCTGGCATCAATCCCTTGTCTTCCATTTCCTCCTTCAGTTTATGAGCTTCCTTCCATTTTCCTTTCTTAATATACCCATCAATTAGAGTATTGTATGTTACAGTGTTTGGTCTCTCTCCCTTCCTTTCCATGTCTTGAAATACCCTGTTTGCTTCGACGAAGTTTCCTTCCTTGCAGAATATGTCAATCAGAGTAGTGAAACAGACTACGTTTGGAGCCACACCTCTCTCAGCCATTGTGAACAACAAGCTCTTTGCCTCCTCGTTTCTGTTCAATTTACAAAACCCGCTAGCTATAGTGCTGTAAGTAAACACATCAAGCTGAAACCCTTTACTTTCCATGACATCCTGCAGCCTTAGAGCTTGATCCATCATCCCACTTCTGCAGTACCCGTCCATCAACGTATTAAACACAACTTGGTTTACGTCAATGCCCTTACCTTGCATCTCATTCACCAAGATGTCTGCCATCTCCAACTGCCCTGCCTTGCACGCGCCATTAATCAATGCCCCGTAAGTATGATCATTCGGTACAAATCCCCTTTGAGTACATTCGTCGAACAGAAACAGCGCCCTCTTCATATTTCCCGCCCTACAATTCCAGTTAATAATCGAAGTATAAACATACACATCGGGTTGTATCCCTCTCTCACGCATTTCCTCAAACACCTTCTCCGCATCCTCGATCTTCTCAGAACTACCAAACCAATTAATCAAAAGCGTGCATGTTGCCACATTATAACCCACACCATCTTTCTCCATCAACCTCAAAACCTCATTGACACCCTCAAAATCCTTCCTCTCAATGTACGCTTTCAAAAGCGTGTTGAATGTAAAAACATTAGGTTTAGTCCCTCTATCGGCCGTTTCCCCCATCAAAGCCTTGGCCTTTTCAACCTCTCCTCTCTTACAAAGCTCATTCATCACAAGCGTCAACGGATACACCGTGATTCGAACACCCTTTTCGACCATCTGATTGAAAAACCTCAAACACAAATCCACCCGACCGCATTTCTTCAACGCAAGTAAGAGCACAAAGCATGACCTTTCTTCAATCTCCAACCCATTCTTGC from Pyrus communis chromosome 9, drPyrComm1.1, whole genome shotgun sequence harbors:
- the LOC137746315 gene encoding pentatricopeptide repeat-containing protein At2g32630-like, which encodes MSRKTFKTLKKAFPTDPASISNQETAEKIAKTLIKSGLQPLKSTSPSLLSNLNPHVTNLVLSNPLVPPHSCLTLFNFLQTDPSHKPNLQAHAILIRRLYNARRFAQMKIVLNGIVTNDNLRCPVSKITCLIEDEPDGMKFVGTLCDMLFRVYADNKMFEEAIGVFEYVGKNGLEIEERSCFVLLLALKKCGRVDLCLRFFNQMVEKGVRITVYPLTLVMNELCKRGEVEKAKALMGETADRGTKPNVFTFNTLLKAYIERKDFEGVNEVLRLMEKDGVGYNVATCTLLINWFGSSEKIEDAEKVFEEMRERGIQPDVYVYTSIINWNCRAGNMKRALFLFDECTQRGFVPNDHTYGALINGACKAGQLEMADILVNEMQGKGIDVNQVVFNTLMDGYCRSGMMDQALRLQDVMESKGFQLDVFTYSTIASGFCKLNRNEEAKSLLFTMAERGVAPNVVCFTTLIDIFCKEGNFVEANRVFQDMERKGERPNTVTYNTLIDGYIKKGKWKEAHKLKEEMEDKGLMPDMYTYSSLINGKCIDGKVDEALKLFDEMSRRDIPHNVVTYTAMISGLSKDGRTEEAFKLYDAMKNAGLTPDDRVYHSLVGSLHTANP